In the genome of Pseudomonas putida, one region contains:
- a CDS encoding DUF6515 family protein, translating to MRSRIWQWASVGLLGLGISLGAWAQGPGEGPASQDPNGATMGRSPLNARDEVRQTQPPRQGYYQDIPRRNGGYHWEAGGPGQRPGGDWPGRPDGHGDGWGPGPQYHPGHRIDHFPDRYWKVPYQGQDYYYSSGYWYRPQGGAYVLVRPPYGARVGYLPVYAEEVWFDGTLFFQVSNTYYQYLSDSQEYVVVNPPNILPAPGPQLGTGYDVIAHPLSGQTPLQQNQDRYECHRQAVQQTGFDPAAAAFAPPAHVADAYHRVLGDCLSARGYSVN from the coding sequence ATGAGGTCGCGCATCTGGCAATGGGCAAGTGTGGGTTTACTGGGCCTGGGCATAAGCCTGGGCGCATGGGCCCAAGGGCCGGGAGAGGGCCCAGCGTCGCAGGACCCCAACGGCGCGACCATGGGCCGCTCGCCGCTCAATGCGCGTGACGAGGTGCGCCAGACCCAGCCACCGCGCCAGGGCTATTACCAGGATATCCCCCGGCGCAATGGCGGTTACCACTGGGAGGCGGGCGGGCCTGGGCAGCGACCGGGTGGCGACTGGCCTGGGCGTCCCGACGGCCATGGCGATGGCTGGGGGCCAGGTCCGCAATACCATCCCGGACACAGGATCGACCACTTCCCGGATCGTTATTGGAAGGTGCCCTACCAAGGGCAGGACTACTACTACTCCAGTGGCTACTGGTATCGCCCGCAAGGTGGCGCGTATGTGCTGGTCAGGCCGCCCTATGGCGCGCGGGTCGGCTACCTGCCGGTCTATGCCGAGGAGGTCTGGTTCGATGGCACGTTGTTCTTCCAGGTCTCGAACACCTATTACCAATACCTGAGCGACAGCCAGGAGTATGTGGTGGTCAATCCCCCTAATATCCTGCCCGCGCCGGGCCCGCAGTTGGGGACCGGTTACGACGTGATTGCCCATCCGTTGTCCGGGCAAACCCCTCTGCAGCAGAACCAGGACCGCTATGAGTGTCATCGCCAGGCCGTGCAGCAGACTGGTTTCGATCCGGCGGCGGCAGCCTTCGCGCCGCCGGCCCATGTCGCGGATGCCTACCATCGAGTACTGGGGGATTGCCTGAGTGCCCGGGGCTACAGCGTGAATTGA
- a CDS encoding acyl-CoA dehydrogenase family protein produces the protein MNLHQFAETHEVTNQPPSLDGANLYRLDQPLQEWSRRFGAGWAESRIDAYGALAGGPLMAAGFLANAHKPEFSSHDRYGHRIDLVTFHPAYHELMRTAVEHGLPSLPWAEPRPGAHVARASMTYLHSQAEAGTGCPLTMTFAAVPALRLQPELAEYWLPKVLAREYDPRNVGDRHKAGVTLGMAMTEKQGGTDVRANTTRAYPVGAPGPGQAYELVGHKWFCSAPMCDAFLTLAQTDKGLSCFLLPRHRPDDTHNQFYIQRLKNKLGNCSNASSEVEFRGALAWMIGEEGRGVPTIIEMVAMTRFDCMVGSSALMRQALTQAAHHCAHRKVGGRVLNEQPLMENVLADLALESEAALALSLRMGQALDQLDDPQQAHFARLVTAVGKYWICKRAPGMINEAAECLGGAGYVEDSILPRLYREAPVNSTWEGSGNVQCLDVLRALSKEPGVLDALFAELGDGHGDPRLAAHIGNLKGAFADTGDIQYRARQLTEDIAVALQAKLLLEAGNATVSDAFMASRLGAGGRVYGALPRGIDAAALVTRATPVWSA, from the coding sequence ATGAACCTGCACCAGTTCGCTGAAACCCACGAAGTCACCAACCAGCCACCGTCGCTCGACGGCGCCAACCTGTATCGCCTTGACCAGCCCTTGCAGGAGTGGTCCCGACGCTTCGGTGCCGGCTGGGCCGAGTCGCGGATCGACGCCTATGGTGCCTTGGCCGGCGGCCCGCTGATGGCTGCGGGTTTTCTGGCCAATGCCCACAAGCCGGAATTCAGCAGCCATGACCGTTATGGCCACCGCATCGACCTGGTGACGTTCCATCCGGCCTATCACGAGTTGATGCGCACGGCGGTCGAGCATGGATTGCCATCGTTGCCCTGGGCCGAGCCGCGTCCTGGCGCCCACGTGGCGCGAGCGTCGATGACCTACCTGCACAGTCAGGCTGAGGCCGGCACTGGCTGCCCCCTGACCATGACCTTCGCTGCGGTGCCGGCCTTGAGGCTGCAGCCGGAGCTGGCCGAATACTGGTTGCCGAAAGTGCTGGCGCGCGAGTACGACCCTCGTAACGTGGGCGACCGACACAAGGCCGGGGTGACTCTCGGCATGGCCATGACCGAGAAGCAGGGTGGCACCGATGTGCGGGCCAACACCACCCGGGCCTATCCGGTTGGCGCGCCTGGCCCCGGTCAGGCGTATGAACTGGTGGGCCACAAGTGGTTCTGCTCGGCGCCGATGTGCGATGCCTTTCTGACCCTCGCCCAGACCGACAAAGGATTGAGCTGCTTCTTGCTGCCACGCCACCGCCCCGATGACACGCACAACCAGTTCTATATCCAGCGCCTGAAGAACAAGCTCGGCAACTGCTCCAATGCTTCCAGCGAAGTGGAGTTTCGCGGTGCCCTGGCGTGGATGATCGGTGAAGAGGGGCGTGGAGTGCCGACCATCATCGAGATGGTGGCCATGACCCGCTTCGACTGCATGGTCGGTTCCAGCGCCTTGATGCGACAGGCGCTGACCCAGGCCGCGCACCATTGCGCCCATCGCAAGGTCGGCGGGCGAGTGCTGAACGAACAGCCATTGATGGAGAACGTGCTGGCCGACCTGGCGCTGGAAAGCGAGGCGGCACTGGCCTTGAGCCTGCGCATGGGCCAGGCGCTGGACCAACTGGATGACCCGCAGCAGGCGCATTTCGCCCGCCTGGTGACCGCCGTCGGCAAGTATTGGATCTGCAAGCGCGCCCCGGGGATGATCAACGAAGCTGCTGAATGCCTGGGCGGTGCGGGCTATGTGGAGGACAGCATTTTGCCGCGCTTGTACCGCGAGGCGCCGGTCAACTCGACTTGGGAGGGATCGGGCAACGTGCAATGCCTGGATGTGCTGCGCGCGTTGTCCAAGGAGCCGGGCGTGCTCGACGCCCTGTTCGCTGAGCTGGGTGACGGTCACGGCGATCCGCGCTTGGCGGCGCATATCGGCAACCTGAAGGGCGCGTTCGCCGATACCGGCGATATCCAGTACCGCGCCCGGCAACTGACCGAGGACATCGCCGTTGCTTTGCAGGCCAAGCTGTTGCTGGAAGCGGGCAATGCGACCGTCAGCGATGCGTTCATGGCCAGCCGGTTGGGCGCTGGCGGGCGGGTCTATGGGGCGTTGCCCCGGGGTATCGATGCCGCGGCGCTGGTGACGCGGGCGACGCCGGTCTGGTCGGCCTGA
- a CDS encoding pseudouridine synthase, protein MSLPPRSKPRRPQARPAGPRRQPKAPPAEPRLILFNKPFDVLTQFSDGEGRATLKDYIDIPGIYPAGRLDRDSEGLLLLTNDGRLQARIADPKHKLPKTYWVQVEGEPSESQLQQLRDGVELNDGPTLRADARLLEEPALWPRNPPVRFRKSVPTHWLELVIREGRNRQVRRMTAAVGLPTLRLVRVRIGDWALDGLEQGCWREVAPKLLR, encoded by the coding sequence ATGTCTCTGCCACCCCGTTCCAAGCCGCGCCGTCCACAGGCGCGGCCCGCAGGCCCGCGTCGCCAGCCCAAGGCGCCGCCGGCCGAACCACGCCTGATCCTGTTCAACAAGCCGTTCGATGTGCTGACCCAGTTCAGCGACGGTGAGGGGCGCGCGACCCTCAAGGACTACATCGACATTCCTGGCATCTATCCGGCCGGGCGTCTGGACCGTGACAGCGAAGGCCTGCTGCTGTTGACCAACGATGGTCGCCTGCAGGCACGCATCGCCGATCCCAAGCACAAATTGCCCAAGACCTATTGGGTGCAAGTGGAGGGGGAGCCGAGCGAGTCCCAGTTGCAACAGTTGCGCGATGGGGTCGAGCTCAATGACGGGCCGACACTACGGGCCGATGCACGACTGCTGGAAGAGCCTGCGCTTTGGCCGCGCAACCCGCCGGTGCGGTTTCGCAAGAGCGTGCCGACCCATTGGCTGGAGCTGGTGATTCGGGAAGGGCGCAACCGCCAGGTACGGCGCATGACGGCGGCGGTGGGTCTGCCGACGTTGCGGCTGGTGCGGGTACGGATCGGGGATTGGGCGCTGGATGGGCTGGAGCAGGGATGCTGGCGAGAGGTCGCGCCGAAGTTACTTCGTTAG
- a CDS encoding cation diffusion facilitator family transporter has protein sequence MTSSAEHQRLLRLATRASLAVATILVVSKAIAWWLSGSVSLLAGLTDSALDAVASFLNLLAVHYALRPADDDHRFGHGKAEALAGIAQALFIGVSAVLIGVQAVERLQSPQPLGDTAAGIAVMLLSLVLTLALLAFQHKVIRATGSNAVRADSLHYRSDLLLNGSILLALLLARFGWPQLDALFGLGIALYILWSALQIARESTAILMDKELPSDIGERMLELVCAIPGVEGAHDLRTRVSGNRWFVQLHLELPGDLKLHDAHELCVQASAAIRQRYPRADVMVHADPV, from the coding sequence ATGACTTCGAGCGCCGAACACCAACGCCTGCTGCGCCTGGCCACCCGGGCGTCTCTGGCAGTAGCCACGATTCTTGTCGTGAGCAAGGCGATCGCCTGGTGGCTGAGTGGTTCGGTGAGCCTGTTGGCCGGCCTCACCGACTCGGCCCTCGACGCTGTCGCCTCCTTCCTCAACTTGCTGGCCGTGCACTACGCCCTGCGCCCGGCTGACGACGACCATCGCTTCGGCCACGGCAAGGCCGAGGCCCTGGCCGGCATCGCCCAGGCGCTGTTCATCGGTGTCAGTGCGGTGCTGATCGGCGTGCAGGCGGTCGAGCGCCTGCAATCGCCGCAACCGCTGGGCGATACCGCGGCAGGTATCGCGGTGATGCTGCTTTCTCTGGTCCTGACCCTGGCCTTGCTCGCCTTCCAGCACAAGGTCATCCGCGCCACCGGCTCGAACGCGGTGCGCGCCGACTCACTGCACTACCGCTCCGACCTGCTGCTCAATGGCAGTATCCTGCTCGCCCTGCTACTGGCGCGCTTCGGCTGGCCGCAACTGGACGCCCTGTTCGGTTTGGGAATCGCCTTGTACATCCTCTGGAGCGCCTTGCAGATCGCCCGCGAGAGCACGGCGATCCTGATGGACAAGGAGCTGCCGTCCGATATCGGCGAGCGCATGCTCGAACTGGTGTGCGCCATCCCTGGGGTCGAGGGCGCCCACGACCTGCGCACCCGGGTATCGGGCAACCGCTGGTTCGTCCAACTGCACCTGGAGCTGCCCGGTGATCTGAAGCTGCATGACGCCCACGAACTGTGCGTGCAGGCATCCGCTGCAATCCGCCAGCGCTACCCGCGAGCGGATGTGATGGTGCACGCCGATCCGGTGTAA
- a CDS encoding polyribonucleotide nucleotidyltransferase, which yields MRIPTRVIGGALIVTLLTQLTACGTLFYPDRRGQIEGKIDPVIAALDAVGLLFYVIPGLIAFGIDFASGAIYYPPGVTAHIDPAKLKPAINADGQIDKAKLQAILESELGQRLPLNDPRLIQHRGSVEQLAAYGLAPAA from the coding sequence ATGCGCATCCCTACCCGCGTCATCGGTGGCGCGCTCATCGTCACCCTGCTCACCCAGCTGACCGCCTGCGGCACGCTGTTCTACCCCGACCGCCGCGGCCAGATCGAAGGCAAGATCGACCCCGTGATCGCCGCCCTGGATGCGGTGGGTCTTTTGTTCTATGTCATCCCCGGCCTGATCGCCTTCGGCATCGACTTCGCCAGCGGGGCCATCTACTATCCGCCCGGCGTCACCGCCCACATCGACCCGGCCAAGCTCAAGCCGGCCATCAATGCCGATGGCCAGATCGACAAGGCCAAGCTGCAAGCTATTCTCGAAAGCGAACTGGGCCAACGCCTGCCGCTGAACGATCCTCGGCTGATCCAGCACCGGGGCAGCGTCGAGCAGTTGGCCGCCTATGGCCTGGCACCGGCCGCCTGA
- a CDS encoding Lrp/AsnC family transcriptional regulator, which translates to MSKLDRYDLSILAELQRDARISNQELAERIGLSPSPCSRRVKQLEDDGYISRQVALLDRKKLGLSLTAYVLIGMDRHTPERFETFEAAIRSLPQVLECSLVTGMDADYQLKVVVPDMDHYQKLLLGSLTRIEGVTSVRSSFVLNQVLASTELPLTHLR; encoded by the coding sequence ATGAGCAAGCTCGACCGCTATGACCTGAGCATCCTCGCCGAATTGCAGCGCGACGCCCGCATCTCCAACCAGGAGTTGGCCGAACGCATCGGCTTGTCACCCTCCCCTTGCTCACGGCGGGTCAAGCAATTGGAAGACGACGGCTACATTTCGCGCCAGGTGGCCCTACTCGATCGCAAGAAGCTCGGCCTGAGCCTGACCGCCTACGTACTGATCGGCATGGACCGCCATACCCCCGAGCGCTTCGAGACCTTCGAGGCCGCCATTCGCAGCCTGCCTCAGGTACTGGAGTGCAGTCTGGTGACCGGGATGGACGCCGACTACCAATTGAAAGTCGTCGTCCCGGACATGGACCACTACCAGAAATTACTGCTCGGCAGCCTGACCCGCATCGAAGGCGTCACCAGCGTGCGCTCAAGCTTCGTGCTCAACCAAGTACTGGCCAGCACTGAGCTGCCGTTGACGCATCTGCGCTGA
- the hrpB gene encoding ATP-dependent helicase HrpB, giving the protein MISLPIDAVLPALRQALSERHEAVLEAPPGAGKTTRVPLALLDEPWLAGQTILMLEPRRLAARAAAERLASELGEKVGETVGYRIRLDSKVGPKTRIEVVTEGILTRRLQADPALEGVGLLIFDEFHERSLDADLALALSLNGRELLRDEPPLKILLMSATLEGERLSRLLDDAPVVSSEGRMHPVDIRWSRPYQPGEFVEPRVVDCVLQALAEQPGSLLVFLPGQAEIRRVHQALQEALGERPDVLLCPLHGELDLNAQRAAIEPAPQGLRKVVLATNIAETSLTIDGVRVVIDAGLARVPRFDPGSGMTRLETQRISRASATQRAGRAGRLEPGVCYRLWSEAQHDQLAAHGSAEILQADLAGLALQLARWGVWPDQLRWLDPPPSAAHAQACDLLARLGAFKPGSREHLSEHGKAMAELPAHPRIAHLLLRGQALGLADMACDVAALLGERDILRGAGADLHSRMVLLSGETKVVRGGQGGVQRARQLARQYRGLLRGKAGATVADADHPRWLGALLALAYPDRVAQQRREGGAEYRLANGRAALFAEVDALMKCPWLVIADLGSRQGQREERIYLAAEFDPGLFEGVLAEQVETLDVLDWDEREQVLRAERQRKVGELVLSREPLPGLDDETRAKALLGLVRRKGLNLLTWTPELRQWQARVALLRHLDMNKEGHSEWPDLGDEALLASLESWLQPYLGKVSRLGHFAQLDLPSILRNLLPWPLPQRLEELAPAHLTVPSGSNIRLDYSETPPILAVRLQELFGLADTPRIAQGRQQVKLHLLSPARRPVQVTQDLANFWRTTYAEVKKDLKGRYPKHYWPDDPLVAEATARAKPRGT; this is encoded by the coding sequence ATGATTTCATTACCAATCGATGCCGTATTGCCCGCTTTGCGTCAAGCCTTGAGCGAGCGCCACGAGGCCGTGCTCGAAGCCCCGCCTGGCGCCGGCAAGACCACCCGTGTACCGCTGGCCCTGCTCGATGAGCCCTGGCTGGCCGGGCAGACCATACTGATGCTCGAACCTCGCCGACTGGCGGCTCGGGCGGCGGCCGAGCGCCTGGCCAGTGAGCTGGGCGAGAAGGTCGGGGAAACCGTCGGCTATCGCATCCGCCTGGACAGCAAGGTCGGCCCCAAGACCCGTATCGAGGTGGTCACCGAAGGCATCCTCACCCGGCGCCTGCAGGCTGATCCTGCGTTGGAGGGGGTGGGTCTGCTGATCTTCGACGAGTTCCACGAGCGCAGCCTCGATGCGGACCTGGCGCTGGCGCTGAGCCTCAATGGGCGCGAGTTGTTGCGCGACGAGCCGCCGCTGAAGATCCTGCTGATGTCCGCCACCCTGGAGGGCGAGCGTCTGTCGCGCTTGCTCGACGATGCCCCGGTGGTGAGCAGCGAAGGGCGCATGCACCCAGTGGATATCCGTTGGAGCCGGCCGTACCAGCCAGGCGAGTTCGTCGAGCCTAGGGTGGTCGACTGCGTGCTTCAGGCCTTGGCGGAGCAGCCAGGCAGCCTGCTGGTGTTTTTGCCGGGCCAGGCCGAGATTCGGCGGGTCCACCAGGCCCTGCAGGAAGCGTTGGGCGAGCGCCCTGATGTGCTGCTGTGTCCATTGCATGGCGAGCTGGATCTCAATGCCCAGCGCGCCGCCATCGAACCTGCGCCCCAGGGCCTGCGCAAGGTCGTGCTGGCTACCAACATCGCTGAGACCAGCCTCACCATCGACGGCGTACGCGTAGTGATCGACGCCGGGCTGGCGCGTGTCCCGCGCTTCGATCCCGGTAGCGGCATGACGCGTCTGGAAACCCAGCGCATTTCCCGCGCCAGCGCCACCCAGCGCGCCGGGCGTGCCGGACGTCTGGAACCTGGCGTGTGCTACCGGTTGTGGTCCGAGGCCCAGCACGATCAGTTGGCGGCCCACGGCAGTGCCGAGATCCTCCAGGCCGACTTGGCGGGCCTGGCCCTGCAACTGGCGCGTTGGGGCGTCTGGCCCGATCAACTACGCTGGCTGGATCCTCCCCCGAGCGCTGCCCACGCCCAGGCCTGCGATCTGCTCGCCCGGTTGGGCGCGTTCAAGCCGGGCAGCCGCGAGCACTTAAGCGAACACGGCAAGGCCATGGCCGAACTGCCTGCGCATCCGCGTATCGCCCATCTGTTGTTGCGTGGCCAGGCGCTGGGCCTGGCCGACATGGCCTGCGATGTCGCCGCGCTGCTCGGTGAGCGCGATATTCTGCGCGGCGCTGGCGCCGACCTGCACAGCCGGATGGTCTTGCTCAGCGGCGAAACCAAGGTTGTCCGTGGCGGTCAGGGGGGCGTGCAGCGCGCGCGGCAACTGGCGCGCCAGTACCGCGGCCTGCTGCGCGGCAAGGCGGGGGCAACCGTCGCCGATGCCGATCATCCACGCTGGCTGGGGGCATTGCTCGCGTTGGCCTATCCCGACCGGGTCGCCCAGCAGCGGCGCGAGGGCGGTGCCGAGTACCGGCTGGCCAATGGACGCGCGGCGCTGTTCGCCGAGGTGGATGCGCTGATGAAGTGCCCATGGCTGGTGATCGCGGACCTGGGCAGCCGCCAGGGGCAGCGCGAGGAGCGCATCTATCTGGCGGCCGAGTTCGATCCGGGTTTGTTCGAGGGGGTGCTGGCCGAGCAGGTGGAAACGCTCGATGTCCTCGACTGGGACGAGCGCGAGCAGGTGCTGCGCGCCGAGCGCCAGCGCAAGGTCGGCGAGCTGGTGCTCAGCCGCGAACCGTTGCCGGGCCTGGATGACGAAACCCGCGCTAAGGCGCTGCTGGGGCTGGTGCGACGCAAGGGCCTGAACCTGCTGACCTGGACGCCCGAGCTACGCCAATGGCAGGCGCGGGTGGCCCTGTTGCGTCATCTGGACATGAACAAGGAGGGCCACAGCGAGTGGCCCGATCTGGGCGACGAAGCGTTGCTCGCCAGTCTGGAAAGTTGGCTGCAGCCGTATTTGGGCAAGGTGTCTCGCCTTGGCCACTTCGCCCAGCTGGACTTGCCATCGATTCTGCGCAACCTGCTGCCCTGGCCGCTACCCCAGCGTCTAGAGGAGCTTGCTCCTGCGCATCTGACGGTTCCTTCCGGCTCGAACATTCGTCTGGACTACAGCGAGACTCCGCCGATTCTTGCCGTGCGCCTACAGGAGTTGTTCGGGCTGGCCGACACGCCGCGCATCGCCCAGGGCCGCCAGCAGGTCAAACTGCACCTGCTGTCTCCGGCGCGCCGTCCGGTCCAGGTGACCCAGGACCTGGCCAACTTCTGGCGCACCACCTATGCCGAGGTGAAGAAGGACCTCAAAGGCCGTTATCCCAAGCATTATTGGCCCGATGACCCGCTCGTTGCCGAGGCCACGGCGAGGGCCAAGCCCAGAGGGACCTGA
- a CDS encoding DUF2788 domain-containing protein: MDPAVFEEWMMIVLVTVLIGFMGFIVWDLAKKSKAGRFGTLILFFVLGLGVLAFIIKSVVVGFLEGV; encoded by the coding sequence ATGGATCCCGCCGTATTCGAAGAGTGGATGATGATCGTCCTGGTGACCGTGCTGATCGGTTTCATGGGGTTCATCGTCTGGGACCTGGCGAAGAAGTCCAAGGCAGGCCGCTTCGGCACCTTGATTCTGTTCTTCGTCCTGGGTCTGGGCGTGCTTGCCTTCATCATCAAGAGCGTGGTGGTGGGGTTCCTCGAAGGGGTCTAG
- a CDS encoding endonuclease/exonuclease/phosphatase family protein, whose protein sequence is MIRLLRNVLLSLLLLLPLLWLFADYLGWQPSPREPMPVACQGSPQPLQPGQPLKIMTWNVQFLAGKRYVFWYDQGQGSDTHPSAEDLAFNLDEVTRVIRAETPDIVLLQELDNNAKATGYQDQLALLRERLADLYPCTVQAYEWKADFVPDRHILGSVGRTLATLSRYSIEKAERLQLPNAAGNALTRLQHPQPALLVSYLPLAEGGRLAVLNTRLSPYQPGSDLQRRQVEHVAKVLDRLESQGTPWLIGGDFNLLPLGQYRRLPPELRGNYPSDSDLHLLWDKYPMIPSNAEASGAERGAWLTHFPNDPAAIGPDRTLDYLLHSPHLQRIQAQVLRRDTLQISDHLPLMATLKVPH, encoded by the coding sequence ATGATCCGACTACTGCGCAACGTCCTGCTGTCCCTGCTCCTGCTGTTGCCCCTGCTCTGGCTGTTCGCCGACTACCTGGGCTGGCAACCTTCCCCCCGCGAACCGATGCCGGTCGCCTGCCAAGGCAGCCCTCAACCGCTGCAACCTGGCCAGCCGCTCAAAATCATGACGTGGAACGTGCAGTTCCTGGCCGGCAAGCGCTACGTGTTCTGGTACGACCAAGGACAGGGCAGCGACACCCACCCCAGCGCCGAAGACCTGGCCTTCAATCTCGACGAAGTCACCCGCGTGATCCGTGCTGAAACGCCCGATATCGTCCTGTTGCAGGAGCTGGACAACAATGCCAAGGCCACCGGCTACCAGGACCAGTTGGCGCTGCTGCGGGAACGCCTGGCGGACCTCTACCCCTGCACCGTCCAGGCCTACGAATGGAAGGCCGATTTCGTACCTGATCGGCATATCCTCGGCAGTGTCGGCCGCACCCTGGCCACCCTCAGCCGCTACTCGATCGAAAAGGCCGAGCGTCTGCAATTGCCCAATGCCGCGGGCAACGCCCTGACCCGCTTGCAACACCCCCAGCCGGCACTGCTGGTCAGCTACCTGCCGCTGGCCGAGGGCGGCCGCCTGGCAGTGCTCAACACCCGGCTCTCGCCCTATCAGCCCGGCAGTGACCTGCAACGGCGTCAGGTCGAGCATGTGGCAAAGGTTCTCGATCGCTTGGAAAGCCAGGGCACGCCCTGGTTGATCGGCGGCGATTTCAATCTCCTGCCCCTGGGCCAGTACCGTCGCCTGCCGCCGGAGCTGCGCGGCAACTACCCCTCCGACAGCGACCTGCACCTGTTGTGGGACAAGTACCCGATGATCCCCAGCAACGCCGAAGCCAGCGGTGCCGAGCGCGGCGCCTGGCTCACCCACTTCCCCAACGACCCGGCGGCCATTGGCCCAGACCGCACCCTCGACTACCTGCTGCACAGCCCACACCTGCAGCGCATTCAGGCCCAGGTACTGCGACGGGACACTCTGCAGATCTCAGACCATCTTCCGCTCATGGCCACCCTCAAAGTGCCTCATTGA
- the amn gene encoding AMP nucleosidase, with the protein MSEDRKSSVSQAFVVVDTPEQAVDRLAALHEQATGALSQALKRYLKDRTEPDEDQRALFRYPALRLTYYSHGEVAATTRAYAKVQVAGTYSVTITQPAAFRGYLLEQLRPLMHDYTVTLEVGVSEQNIPYPYVVDQGDELAGSGITAAELARVFPSTDLSAATDNIADGLCDWGSAETLPLALFDAARVDFSLRRLVHYTGSDWRHVQPWILLTNYHRYVDQFIGHGLEQLRQDSRFVRMVLPGNVIIEKGMGDDETQALVASVVWHRYQMPAYHLIAADGDGITLVNIGVGPSNAKNITDHLAVLRPHCWLMIGHCGGLRQSQTIGDYVLAHAYMRRDGILDRVVPPNIPIPALAEVQLALQEAAAQVTGERGEQLKKRLRTGTVLTYDDRNWELRWAQERPLINLSRAVAVDMESGTIAAQGYRLRVPYGTLLCVSDKPLHSEIKLPGSANAFYNRAVSQHLKIGIAALDLLRTELNSLHSRKLRSFDEPPFR; encoded by the coding sequence ATGTCAGAAGACAGGAAATCCAGCGTGAGCCAAGCGTTTGTAGTCGTTGATACACCTGAACAGGCCGTCGACCGTCTGGCGGCCCTGCATGAACAAGCCACCGGCGCCCTCAGTCAGGCCCTCAAGCGCTACCTCAAGGACCGCACTGAGCCGGACGAGGATCAGCGTGCGCTGTTTCGTTACCCGGCCCTGCGCCTGACCTACTACAGCCATGGCGAAGTGGCCGCCACCACGCGGGCCTATGCCAAGGTGCAGGTGGCGGGGACCTACAGCGTCACCATCACCCAGCCTGCGGCGTTTCGCGGTTACCTGCTCGAGCAACTGCGACCGCTGATGCACGACTACACCGTGACCCTGGAAGTGGGTGTCAGCGAACAGAATATTCCATATCCCTACGTGGTCGACCAGGGGGATGAGCTGGCGGGCAGCGGCATCACGGCCGCCGAGCTTGCACGGGTATTCCCCAGCACCGACCTGTCGGCGGCCACCGACAACATCGCCGACGGGCTGTGCGACTGGGGCAGCGCCGAAACCCTGCCGCTGGCGCTGTTCGATGCCGCCCGCGTGGACTTCTCTCTGCGCCGCCTGGTGCATTACACCGGGAGCGACTGGCGCCATGTCCAGCCGTGGATCCTGCTGACCAACTATCACCGCTACGTCGACCAGTTCATCGGCCATGGCCTGGAGCAACTGCGCCAGGACTCGCGCTTCGTGCGTATGGTCCTGCCGGGCAATGTCATCATCGAAAAGGGCATGGGCGACGACGAGACCCAGGCACTGGTGGCCAGCGTGGTCTGGCACCGCTACCAGATGCCGGCCTACCACCTGATCGCCGCCGATGGCGATGGCATCACCTTGGTCAATATCGGTGTCGGCCCGTCCAATGCCAAGAACATCACCGATCACCTGGCCGTATTGCGCCCGCACTGCTGGCTGATGATTGGCCACTGCGGTGGCCTGCGCCAATCGCAGACCATTGGCGACTACGTGCTGGCCCACGCCTACATGCGTCGCGATGGCATCCTCGATCGGGTGGTGCCGCCGAACATTCCAATCCCGGCACTGGCCGAAGTGCAGTTGGCGCTGCAGGAAGCTGCGGCGCAGGTGACCGGCGAGCGTGGCGAGCAACTGAAAAAACGCCTGCGTACCGGCACCGTGCTGACCTACGACGACCGCAACTGGGAGTTGCGCTGGGCCCAGGAGCGACCGCTGATTAATCTGTCCCGTGCCGTGGCGGTGGACATGGAAAGCGGCACCATCGCCGCCCAGGGGTATCGTCTGCGGGTGCCTTACGGCACGTTGCTGTGCGTCTCGGACAAACCGCTGCACAGCGAGATCAAGCTGCCTGGTTCGGCCAATGCCTTCTATAACCGTGCCGTCAGCCAGCACCTGAAGATCGGTATCGCGGCTCTGGACCTGCTGCGCACCGAGCTCAATTCGTTGCACTCGCGTAAACTGCGCAGCTTCGATGAGCCGCCGTTCCGCTGA